A section of the Vidua macroura isolate BioBank_ID:100142 chromosome 23, ASM2450914v1, whole genome shotgun sequence genome encodes:
- the B3GALT6 gene encoding beta-1,3-galactosyltransferase 6 yields MKALRRLSRHRTALGLGGLSLCAAVLLYLAKCTSEGLRPLPAAPALPHSQPGRGARAAPPAGPEGSAFVAVVVMSGPKYSERRSIIRSTWMAAARQAPHGRVWSRFVVGTAGLGAEELRSLELEQSRHRDLLLLPELRDSYENLTAKVLATYVWLDAHLDFQFALKADDDTFVRLDVLVEELRAKEPRRLYWGFFSGRGRVKSGGKWKESAWLLCDYYLPYALGGGYVISADLVRYLRLSRDYLNLWQSEDVSLGVWLAPIDVKRVHDPRFDTEYKSRGCSNKYIVTHKQSIEDMLEKHQTLAKEGKLCKEEVKLRLSYMYDWAVPPSQCCQRKDGIP; encoded by the coding sequence ATGAAGGCGCTGCGGCGGCTGAGCCGGCACCGCACCGCGCTGGGGCTCGGCGGGCTCTCGCTCTGCGCCGCCGTCCTGCTCTACCTCGCCAAGTGCACCTCCGAGGGGCTGCGCCCGCTGCCCGCGGCCCCCGCGCTCCCGCACAGCCAGCCCGGCCGGGGggcccgcgccgcgccgccggccGGCCCTGAGGGCAGCGCCTTCGTGGCCGTGGTGGTGATGAGCGGCCCCAAGTACAGCGAGCGGCGCAGCATCATCCGCAGCACCTGGATGGCGGCGGCGCGGCAGGCGCCTCACGGCCGCGTCTGGAGCCGCTTCGTGGTGGGCACGGCGGGGCTGGGCGCCGAGGAGCTGCggagcctggagctggagcagagccgCCACCgggacctgctgctgctgccggagCTGCGCGACTCCTACGAGAACCTCACGGCCAAGGTGCTGGCGACCTACGTGTGGCTGGATGCGCACCTGGACTTCCAGTTCGCCCTCAAGGCGGACGACGACACCTTCGTGCGCTTGGACGTGCTGGTGGAGGAGCTGAGGGCCAAGGAGCCGCGGCGCCTCTACTGGGGCTTCTTCTCGGGCCGCGGGCGGGTGAAATCCGGGGGGAAGTGGAAGGAGAGCGCCTGGCTGCTGTGTGATTATTACCTGCCCTACGCGCTGGGCGGCGGCTACGTGATCTCCGCCGACCTGGTGCGCTACCTGCGCCTCAGCAGGGACTACCTGAACCTGTGGCAGAGCGAGGACGTGTCCCTGGGCGTGTGGCTGGCGCCCATCGACGTGAAGAGAGTGCACGACCCCCGCTTCGACACCGAGTACAAATCGCGCGGCTGCAGCAACAAATACATCGTGACGCACAAGCAGAGCATCGAGGACATGCTGGAGAAGCACCAGACGCTGGCCAAGGAGGGGAAGCTCTGCAAGGAGGAGGTTAAACTCAGGCTTTCCTACATGTACGACTGGGCGGTGCCTCCCTCGCAGTGCTGCCAGAGGAAGGACGGCATCCCCTGA
- the SDF4 gene encoding 45 kDa calcium-binding protein isoform X2 produces the protein MPGPAAPCSRGSLCLPLLLLLLAPPARARPANHSVLREKGGEGRDEKELVPPDHLNGVKMELDGHLNREFHQEVFLGKELERFEEDSQPRRNRRKLVGIFAKVDVNNDKKISAKEMQRWIMEKTDEHFQEAVEENKMHFRAVDPDGDGHVSWDEYKIKFLASKGFNEKEIAEKIKNNEELKIDEETQEVLDNLKDRWYQADNPPPDLLLSEQEFLSFLHPEHSRGMLHFMVQEIIRDLDQDGDKKLTLPEFISLPVGTVENQQAQDIDDDWVRDRRKEFQEVIDANRDGIVTMEELEEYMDPMNEHNALNEARQMIAVADENQNHHLELDEILKYSEYFTGSKLMDYARNVHEEF, from the exons ATGCCAGGCCCGGCTGCCCCGTGCAGCCGGGGCTCTCTTTGcctcccgctgctgctgctgctgctggcgcCGCCCGCCCGTGCCAGGCCTGCCAACCACTCGGTGCTGAGGGAGAAGGGGGGCGAGGGCAGGGACGAGAAGGAGCTCGTGCCCCCCGACCACCTGAACGGCGTCAAGATGGAGCTGGACGGGCACCTGAACAGGGAGTTCCACCAGGAGGTGTTCCTGGGCAAGGAGCTCGAGCGCTTCGAGGAGGACTCGCAGCCccgcaggaacaggaggaagcTCGTGGGCATTTTCGCCAA gGTGGATGTgaataatgacaaaaaaatcagcGCCAAGGAAATGCAACGTTGGATCATGGAGAAAACAGATGAGCATTTCCAGGAGGCCGTGGAGGAgaacaaaatgcatttcagagcTGTGGATCCCGATGGCGACG GTCACGTTTCATGGGAcgaatataaaattaaatttttggcCAGCAAAGGCTTCAATGAGAAGGAAATtgcagagaaaattaaaaacaacgAGGAGCTGAAAATAGATGAAGAAA CGCAGGAAGTGCTGGACAACCTGAAGGATCGCTGGTACCAGGCGGACAATCCCCCCCCGGACCTGCTGCTGAGCGAGCAGGAGTTCCTGTCCTTCCTGCACCCCGAGCACAGCCGCGGCATGCTGCACTTCATGGTGCAGGAGATCATCCGCGACTTGG aTCAGGACGGGGACAAGAAGCTGACGCTGCCGGAGTTCATCTCGCTGCCCGTGGGCACCGTGGAGAACCAGCAGGCCCAGGACATCGACGACGACTGGGTGAGGGACAGGAGGAAGGAGTTCCAGGAGGTCATCGACGCCAACCGCGACGGCATCGTCAccatggaggagctggag GAATACATGGATCCCATGAACGAGCACAACGCGCTGAACGAGGCGCGGCAGATGATCGCCGTGGCCGACGAGAACCAGAACCACCACCTGGAGCTGGACGAGATCCTCAAGTACAGCGAGTATTTCACCGGCAGCAAACTCATGGATTACGCCCGCAACGTCCACGAGGAATTCTGA
- the SDF4 gene encoding 45 kDa calcium-binding protein isoform X1 — translation MPGPAAPCSRGSLCLPLLLLLLAPPARARPANHSVLREKGGEGRDEKELVPPDHLNGVKMELDGHLNREFHQEVFLGKELERFEEDSQPRRNRRKLVGIFAKVDVNNDKKISAKEMQRWIMEKTDEHFQEAVEENKMHFRAVDPDGDGHVSWDEYKIKFLASKGFNEKEIAEKIKNNEELKIDEETQEVLDNLKDRWYQADNPPPDLLLSEQEFLSFLHPEHSRGMLHFMVQEIIRDLGRGQEADAAGVHLAARGHRGEPAGPGHRRRLGEGQEEGVPGGHRRQPRRHRHHGGAGGIHGSHERAQRAERGAADDRRGRREPEPPPGAGRDPQVQRVFHRQQTHGLRPQRPRGILSSLPSSRTFCSAPNPPQEKIEILRKKDSAERRESVLADSRISVRPCALRLLGEAFPCWEKWEFLDSGIFLLLGFGVEGSWNSAWGGSWNIPWFPSAARAGDPK, via the exons ATGCCAGGCCCGGCTGCCCCGTGCAGCCGGGGCTCTCTTTGcctcccgctgctgctgctgctgctggcgcCGCCCGCCCGTGCCAGGCCTGCCAACCACTCGGTGCTGAGGGAGAAGGGGGGCGAGGGCAGGGACGAGAAGGAGCTCGTGCCCCCCGACCACCTGAACGGCGTCAAGATGGAGCTGGACGGGCACCTGAACAGGGAGTTCCACCAGGAGGTGTTCCTGGGCAAGGAGCTCGAGCGCTTCGAGGAGGACTCGCAGCCccgcaggaacaggaggaagcTCGTGGGCATTTTCGCCAA gGTGGATGTgaataatgacaaaaaaatcagcGCCAAGGAAATGCAACGTTGGATCATGGAGAAAACAGATGAGCATTTCCAGGAGGCCGTGGAGGAgaacaaaatgcatttcagagcTGTGGATCCCGATGGCGACG GTCACGTTTCATGGGAcgaatataaaattaaatttttggcCAGCAAAGGCTTCAATGAGAAGGAAATtgcagagaaaattaaaaacaacgAGGAGCTGAAAATAGATGAAGAAA CGCAGGAAGTGCTGGACAACCTGAAGGATCGCTGGTACCAGGCGGACAATCCCCCCCCGGACCTGCTGCTGAGCGAGCAGGAGTTCCTGTCCTTCCTGCACCCCGAGCACAGCCGCGGCATGCTGCACTTCATGGTGCAGGAGATCATCCGCGACTTGG GACGGGGACAAGAAGCTGACGCTGCCGGAGTTCATCTCGCTGCCCGTGGGCACCGTGGAGAACCAGCAGGCCCAGGACATCGACGACGACTGGGTGAGGGACAGGAGGAAGGAGTTCCAGGAGGTCATCGACGCCAACCGCGACGGCATCGTCAccatggaggagctggag GAATACATGGATCCCATGAACGAGCACAACGCGCTGAACGAGGCGCGGCAGATGATCGCCGTGGCCGACGAGAACCAGAACCACCACCTGGAGCTGGACGAGATCCTCAAGTACAGCGAGTATTTCACCGGCAGCAAACTCATGGATTACGCCCGCAACGTCCACGAGGAATTCTGAGCTCCCTCCCCTCTTCCAGAACTTTCTGTTCCGCTCCCAACCCCCCccaggaaaaaatagaaatcctAAGGAAAAAGGATTCGGCCGAGCGGCGGGAATCGGTCCTGGCGGATTCCCGGATTTCCGTCCGTCCCTGCGCTCTGCGGCTCCTTGGAGAGGCTTTTCCGTgctgggaaaagtgggaattccTGGATTCAGGTATTTTCCTCCTCCTCGGGTTTGGGGTTGAAGGCAGCTGGAATTCTGCCTGGGGAGGATCCTGGAATATTCCCTGGTTTCCTTCAGCTGCTCGTGCAGGGGATCCCAAGTAA
- the TNFRSF4 gene encoding tumor necrosis factor receptor superfamily member 4 isoform X1 — MAAMALPRIPWNFPAFCWLLAVPIPGSLSLECQEHQYSYREKCCSDCAPGERMRSRCTASADTVCSPCQDGYFSSQHHHGLCQSCTVCNAWKGSVEVKPCEKTSDRVCACQAGFQPAGGAPVGKVCSRCPEGTFSRGGNENCQPWTNCSSLGKSTLRAGTGTEDAQCSSNASSPGPHPSATEFPENRDPSATEFPENRAPSPTGFLENSSRASSPREIPAVCRDPGVPAEPGWGSLSLLLLCLILLMVSGISILLLIIQAAQKKARNGPGRSTQHKQGSCRIPVQEEQIDSNSSLIKN, encoded by the exons ATGGCGGCAATGGCTCTTCCAAGGATTCCCTGGAATTTTCCCGCTttctgctggctcctggccGTGCCCATTCCCGGTTCCCTGAGCCTGGAATGCCAGGAGCACCAGTACAGCTACCGTGAGAAATGCTGCAGCGACTGCGCCCCCG gGGAGAGGATGCGGAGCCGCTGCACGGCCTCGGCCGACACCGTGTGCTCGCCTTGCCAGGATGGATAtttcagctcccagcaccaccacGGCTTGTGCCAGAGCTGCACCGTCTGCAACGCCT ggaagggcagcGTGGAGGTGAAGCCGTGCGAGAAGACCTCGGACAGGGTCTGCGCGTGCCAGGCGGGATTCCAGCCAGCCGGGGGCGCTCCCGTGGGAAAGG tgtgcTCCCGATGTCCTGAAGGGACTTTCTCCAGAGGAGGGAACGAGAACTGCCAGCCTTGGACCAA ctgcagcagtttgggGAAGAGCACACTCCGGGCTGGCACGGGCACAGAGGATGCCCAGTGCAGCAGCAatgccagcagccctggcccaCATCCCTCTGCCACGGAATTCCCGGAAAACAGGGATCCCTCTGCCACGGAATTCCCGGAAAACAGGGCTCCCTCTCCCACGGGATTCCTGGAGAACAGCTCCAGAGCGTCCAGCCCCAGGGAGATCCCCGCGGTCTGTCGGGATCCCGGCGTTCCCGCGGAGCCTGGATGGG GCTCTttatccctgctcctgctgtgcctgatCCTGCTGATGGTGAGTGGAATTTCCATCCTGCTCCTGATCATCCAGGCAGCCCAGAAAAAAGCCAGGAATGGGCCTGGGAGGAGCACCCAGCACA
- the TNFRSF4 gene encoding tumor necrosis factor receptor superfamily member 4 isoform X2 has protein sequence MAAMALPRIPWNFPAFCWLLAVPIPGSLSLECQEHQYSYREKCCSDCAPGKGSVEVKPCEKTSDRVCACQAGFQPAGGAPVGKVCSRCPEGTFSRGGNENCQPWTNCSSLGKSTLRAGTGTEDAQCSSNASSPGPHPSATEFPENRDPSATEFPENRAPSPTGFLENSSRASSPREIPAVCRDPGVPAEPGWGSLSLLLLCLILLMVSGISILLLIIQAAQKKARNGPGRSTQHKQGSCRIPVQEEQIDSNSSLIKN, from the exons ATGGCGGCAATGGCTCTTCCAAGGATTCCCTGGAATTTTCCCGCTttctgctggctcctggccGTGCCCATTCCCGGTTCCCTGAGCCTGGAATGCCAGGAGCACCAGTACAGCTACCGTGAGAAATGCTGCAGCGACTGCGCCCCCG ggaagggcagcGTGGAGGTGAAGCCGTGCGAGAAGACCTCGGACAGGGTCTGCGCGTGCCAGGCGGGATTCCAGCCAGCCGGGGGCGCTCCCGTGGGAAAGG tgtgcTCCCGATGTCCTGAAGGGACTTTCTCCAGAGGAGGGAACGAGAACTGCCAGCCTTGGACCAA ctgcagcagtttgggGAAGAGCACACTCCGGGCTGGCACGGGCACAGAGGATGCCCAGTGCAGCAGCAatgccagcagccctggcccaCATCCCTCTGCCACGGAATTCCCGGAAAACAGGGATCCCTCTGCCACGGAATTCCCGGAAAACAGGGCTCCCTCTCCCACGGGATTCCTGGAGAACAGCTCCAGAGCGTCCAGCCCCAGGGAGATCCCCGCGGTCTGTCGGGATCCCGGCGTTCCCGCGGAGCCTGGATGGG GCTCTttatccctgctcctgctgtgcctgatCCTGCTGATGGTGAGTGGAATTTCCATCCTGCTCCTGATCATCCAGGCAGCCCAGAAAAAAGCCAGGAATGGGCCTGGGAGGAGCACCCAGCACA